The Stigmatopora argus isolate UIUO_Sarg chromosome 1, RoL_Sarg_1.0, whole genome shotgun sequence genome segment GGAGATGGCAGCTCATCCATGGACTATTCAAGTCTGAACTCCACACATGAGCGTGAAATGTCTGAGGCAAGTGAGTCCATGCTAGAGTCTTCGCTTAACAATAATTCATTTGGATCCTCTCAACGACATTCCCAAGGTAACTTTGTTTAATTCTAAGGTTAAACTGAACTTGAGCTTTCAGAACTCAATAAACATAATACAATGTGTTTGTTCAGTGACTGGAGCAGACTGGACTCCTGTTGGCCCTCATGCACCATCCCCCAATGTCACTGGAATGGAGTTCATTTCTACCCCAACTTCTAAGATGAGCGGGGAGAATTTTATTGCCTTCAGTACCCCTGTATGCAAACTTGCTGACCACTCACTGAAGCCAGTTGCAGATCAGGTTTTTTCAGCCACTGGAGGCTCTCTAAGAAGCCCAGGAAAACCTTACAAACCCCAGTCTCCAAAAGCATTATGGATTAGAAAATCAGGTTTTTATGTTATTATAGACTGTCTTTTGTGATCAAAATTTATTTACGTCAACAATATGTATTTACAAATAACATGCATTTGTATTCTACTTCAAGCTCCCGAGGAAGCAAAGAGAAAACCCCGTAGTCGAACCCCAAAGATGGACAACATCAATTCTGCAGACGGGCAAATCCTAGAGGGGGGACCCAAGGGAAGGAAAAGAAAGGTGTCTCTCAGACCAGAGCAGGTCAAAGAAACATTGGACAAATGTGACCAGATTCAGCCTCCGTCTGAAGAGATTGATACCATCACAGCCACAATTGAAGCAGTTCTCGCCAACACATCAGCCCTCAGTTTACCCTTTGACAAATCCAAGAAGATTAAAAGAGCAAAGAAACATGAGCAAGATGGGAAAGACGATTCCACACCAAAAGATGACACTGCGGAACCTGCCAGTGACGCTGAGGACAAGGTTGATGTAATTTCCACGCTAGGTAAAGGTgaggaaaatttatttttttagtttatcacaatgaaaatagttctcttttgagcctttttttaataaacaggtACTCCCGTCAAGAGGAGGGTTGCAACAGAACAGCAAGTCCAGTTCCCTCTGCTGCATGGGtaacttccttttttttgcagtttcgatgaataaaatcagattcagattagattgtttctagggttaacattttattattttttaattgtgctGAAATCCTAACAGTACCTTCTCACAGATACACAAATGTCATCCAAATTGTTCTGTCACCTTTGGAGCTAGGTAAATGTAGCACCTCATACACAAAAAGACCGATTATGTTGACCAGGTTTTCTCTCAagatggttttattttttgctgatGATTGTCCCGTAATGTCCCTACCTCATTCGTAAGTGTGTCCATCTGAAGATTGAAGGTGCTAATTAGTGTGTAGTAATTACCGGATAGCAGATTGGGTGAAAAAAGGTGGTATTTCCCTAATTAACTCTTTAATCACTCTCAATCTATTGTTTGTGCTATTAAAGTGTATTTCGATTTGATTTAGCCTTAGGAGTCGATTCTGGCTGATCCATTAAGATAGTGTAATTGCGTGCAGTTGCTTGCTCAATTTCTAATGCTTGATCTGTAAAATAATTAACATAATCAACATAACATTTTTACATCTTTCCACAATGGAGTATGGTCATTCAAAGAATACCAAACTTGTAATACTATTGAGAGAAATGACTGAAATTCAAGGAAGCAATAGTGATGTCCCCAGACGGACTTTTTGACTTCTGGTCCAATCTGAATTTTCTCATGCTATCATTTGGCGATACGGATCTGATCCCCATATTCTTAGACGactaaaaaatactgtatttattcgagtataatgcaCAAAATTGTATACAAAAAACCCTGAAACAAGAATCCTGGCGAAACAcgaacaaaggctactatcagtaacacaatgagCCGCcaggactcaaatcctgcactgccagacgtgtccctgCTGAaaccagtacacatccaggcccgtctggagagagcatttggatgatccagaagaggatttggagaatgtgttatggtcagatgaaatcaaaatagaatgactgatctgtgtaaaggaaagaatgaatgcgGCCATGTATCGagtgattttgagtgaaaatctccttccatcagcaaggataTTGAAGAtaagacgtggctgggtctttcagtatgacaatgatcccaaacacacagccagggcaacaaaagagtggcttcgtaagaagcatttcaagatcctcgagtggcctagccagtttccagatctcaaccccatagaaaatctgtggagggagttgaaagtccgtgttgcccaatgacTGCCCCAAAatatcactgctctagaggagcgctgcatggaggaatggacCAAAATACCAggaacagtgtgtgaaaagtttgttaagagttacagaaaacgtttggcctccctTATTACCAACAAAgagtacataaagtattgagatgaacttttggtattgaccaagtatttattttccactatgatttacaaataaattctttaaaaatcaaacaatgttattttctgatatttttcccacattctgtctctcatggatgaggtttatccatgttgacaagtacaggcctctctaatcttttcaagtaagaATGCTTGCACAATCGGTGGTTgaataaatacttatttgccccactgtataagTTGTATCGGAATGGGCCCTAATTGGTAAACAATAGGTACGCCTACAGTGAAGTCATTTTGCGCACCTAATGAGGTTACAAGTGAGTCTGTCAGAGAGACTTCACCTGGAAATTGCACCGGGAACAACTGCCATTACCTCTGTATCACGACTACGAAAACGTTTCAAGTCAATCTCCACTGGTTGCAAATGCCTGTGGCAATCAGACAAAGGAAGTTACAAAGGCTCTCACAAGAATGTGCGATAATGTTAGTATGCTTGAGAATACTTTGTGAATGCTGACAAACAGGAAGCGGTATAAACTACCCTTAAAAGCTGAccgaaaaaaaatgggttaagaATTAGTGCTACCCTTTAACAATGACTGTCTCTCTTGACAGATGGAAAAGAGAGATTCGTGTAAAGAAGTTGAATGATCGTATGAGGGGGGAAACGTGGTATTACACGCCTTGTGGACGAAGAATGAAGCAATTCCCAGAGGTTATAaaggtaattttatttttactccaaaacaaacaaaaatatgtataattatGAGTGGCAGACATTGTTATTGATGATGTACCTCAGTACTTGAAGAAACACCAGGGTGGGGTCGTCACCAGAGAGCACTTCAGCTTTAGCCCGCGGATGCCTGTTGGAGACTTTTATGAAGAACGGGAAAGTCCCGAGGTTGAGATTTTATTCGTTATCTTTATAGTTCTGGTcactgtaaatgttttaaatacattaaacaATGACGTTCTTGTTTCTTTATGATGTGTGGCAGGGTGCGAAGTGGTTTCTTTTGGCTAATGAGGAGATTCCCTCTATGATCATGGCCATTACTGGCAGGCGAGGTCGACCACCCAaccctgaaaaagaaaaacttaacAGGGGTCGTTGCCCAAAAACAGGGCAGGCCCGTCGCCCGGGTAGACCCCCCAAACCCAAGATGATTGACTTCCTTAGTAAGGTTGATGCCAAGCTGTTGAAGAGACTGGAGGAGAAGGGTGGGTGTGATGATTAATTCGAAAGACTTTGATCAGTAGGGTTTATAGTTGTGGTGGTAGTACAATCTTTGTCCAGGTacattgaaatatttattttgtttgactAATCCACAATTGCAAATGCAGAATCACTTACAgaggaagaaaaagagaaaatggcaaAGATCAAGAAGAGGATGAAGAGAAAGGTCTGTAAAATATCCATAAAATCACACTTTTGCAGTTAGGTGTGGCCAAATAATTTTCCCACAAAGGTGGTGTTTAGTCTTGGCACAGGCgtcaaaatactaaataaaaaacTTGTTTGTGCAGATTACCTTAGTGACAGGATCAATTTTCCTTTCACCTTGGTATCACCTATGATCTTGCAATCAAGTGACTATTGAGTCGCTTTGTCTAACAGCTTAACCAACATTGCTAAAAACTGACAGACTGAGCTATGCTAGTTTGTTATAAAAGTAATTAACAAACATAAACCGACCCAAATAAATCTCATCTTCGATGTCAATATATCAAGTTAGGCGGAGTACTGTATTTGTGTGGTACAAAATACAGTCCCACATTTCACAGTTTGACCCTGGGCCACAAGGATGACATCCTTGTTTTAGATTATTCTGATGTGACtctgtttcatttttattttgtttgaacTGCCTAGGCCAGAATAAGGAGGAGAGAGGATgcgaaaatgaagaaaatcagagatgacaaaaagaaagcCAAGGTATTTTCCTTAAAATATTTGCATACAACCCCTAGCAAAAGTTGGAATCGCCAGTTTTGGGAGATCACTCAcgcatgcattttattttgcagAATAAATTCAGATCACAaacataaaacaataataaattccTCAATTTTCcggaccgcttatcctcagaaggattgcgggaggtgctggagcctatcccagcttactacgggcactgaattggtggccagccaagcacaggcaaccattcactctcaaccagcctactgtgcatgtttttggggtgtgggagcaaactggagtacccagagaaaacccgcacaagcccagggagaacatgcaaattccacattgtgaggacccacctgggattgaagccTCCACCACAGAACTCTGCGGTCACGCAGTTTTCACAGGTTTTAAGACTTGGGCTATTTGCAGGCGATGACATCAACTGAATGCATTTTTCTCCAGGGAATGCTTTCAGACTTTTTCTCCTTATGTAATGTCAtcttccccaaaaatattttcaattgaaggGATAAGAGAGCtgtccaaaatgtcaaagcaaaCTTGTGTATTTGAATATTTGTCGTCATTTAGCTTCAACCCCTACAAAGGATCTAAAGATGGAAAtaagccctcggctacaatcttccatatttacatatgtgctgtcccttattaaataaatcaaactcactttgTCCATTGTCAATTCGGGACTCCTCCCTAAAGGTCCCCTTCATCCAGTCATCCAAAGTCCATGATTGCCTCTTTAGCCCCTTGCAGTCTTGTTCTTTTCTGCTTAAGCGTCAATGGTTTCTTTTTAGTTTTCTGTATGAAAAACATTTCCATCGGGCGATTTTGCACATTTCTTTGACACACATTCACCCCAACTTCCTCCCAGTTCTTcctttgttttgttgtgtttcaAGACATGTCCTTTAGTTGCCTCCCTTGACGCTTAGACGTCTTCTTTGATCTTTCAATATGGCTGACTAACAACCTTTTCCACTCTATTTATTTGGTCCGGATCTTGGATACCACTGACTGAATAGCTCATATCTTTGTAAACCATATGTGTAGAGTTACCTTTATAGCCATGATTCTTGTCAATTCCTTTTGTCCACCAGCCCTCCAAGGTCTACCTGCACCCTTATTTAACTGCTTCTTAACGAGCCGATCTAATCTGAGGCATGTGCTTAATTAAGGAAAGGAAATTGAAGGTGCTGTCCTTATTTTCTATTTGAAAGTGATTCCATATTTTTTCCCCCGTGCTTGGTTTATCAAAGTAATATTTACTAACCAccttaatgttttttaaatttgtttcttCTAGTGTTTTTGAATGCCACAAAGTTGCACTTCATTATTTTGTAATGTTTGTGATATGAGTTTGTTCTACAGAATAAAATGTCTTGGGTGAGTATTCGCCCAAGACTGGTGATCCCGTACTTTATACTAAGGGTATTACAGTCACCACAGTTTTGTATGCCCTGATGTGGGTTTCTATTTTAGATTTTGGAAATTCAGGCTGAATCCCAAGATTCTGGGATCCCACAGACAACTGAGCTTTCATCCCAGTCAGTTGATGAGCCCAGGAAGCCCGGTCGCCGACGATCTGTCAAGGTTGAGACTCCTCCTCCTGTCCAGCAGACTGATGAAGAGAGAATAGCTCAAGGCAAGAGGGTGCTGAGTGCTCGCGGTAAAGCCAAGGCTCTGGCTAAAGTTCAAGCAGAGGCAGAAGCAGCTGCACAGGCTGCCctggcagaaaagaaaagtgcagAAAGGAGAGTGCAGACCCAGAGACGTCTGGAGGAACGGAGGAGGCAACAACTAATTTTGGAAGAGCTGAGGAAACCTACTGAAGATATGTGTCTCACTGACCACAAAGTGAGTTTTTGGCATGTTTAAACACACAACTTTGATTGTAGATATTAACATTATACTGGTCTTTCTATCTTACAGCCCCTGCCGGAACTCTCCCGTGTCCCCGGTGTGATTCTTTCAGGCACCGCCTTTGCCCACTGCCTGTCTGTGGTGGAGTTCCTTCATGCTTATGGAAAGCTGATTGGCCTCAATGTACCAAAAGACATCCCCAGCCTTGCAACCTTGCAAGAGGGTCTACTCGACATGGGCGATAGCCAAGGGGAGGTCCAAGATCTGCTCACAAAGCTAATGCAGGCCGCGCTTCGTGATCCTGGGCTGCCATCATATTATCAAGTGTGTAATATTTATAATTTGCCTAAGCATTTTTACTCCGTTTTACTGtatacaggggtgtcaaatacatttttgttgctGGCCAAGTTTGAATTATGGTTTGGAGGGCCGATATGTCTGCCAACTAGGATGCCATAATTAATTATAATTGACTAATGTCAATAGATCATTTATAGACTTAAAAATGTATCCATGTCCTGTTTTTAATAGccaatattctttcatttttagaattgttaattacatattttaatacaataggaaactgttatttttgggtttattaaaaatgacaattcataaatattcaaattcttatattgaaaaataaaaaggcaagCTGATgcctttcattttatttttttcacacatttttagatttttgaaaaacattttaggaTTAAAAGTGGaggaaaatgaaatattcaCTTTTATAGatcttttaaattttaatattattaaaaaactttttttcatttaaaagaaaacacagtaaatatatttgacttatttacattaaaaaataagtggaaacattattttatcatgatgaATTTAGAATTAAAACACCTTGCTTAATTATTTTctgaaaaaaggcaaaaaaaatctatatttagaTTCTTCTTGACACCTGAAGTCAACACATGATTTTCGTTTGGGGTTCACACACCTGTGCACCAATCTGTCCCAATTCTGGGTTCTATTAACTCATTTGCTACATTATATATTACTGCATTAGTTGGCATTGGATGTTAATGGTTCAATGTCATTGACTGTGATAGAGGTCTGATCTATTTGGACCGGTAATGCTTGGCAGCCATCGCATGCTCATCTGTTACCTGTCAACCCTctcagtctaaatggattggataattATTGCTGTGAGTGGCAGCCATTGGGTTAATTTATTAACATTAAAAGGAACGACAACATGATTAGTGAAATAACTTGtgtaaatgcaaatattttcccTAAATAGACAAAATGGTACTTTGCAAGCATTGTTAAATGTCTTTTACTAGGGCAGagtaattttaaatttaaagattAAGGGGCAGAATTACATCAATCCTAGTGATCCACCACGGCACTTTAACCTCCTAGAACCTGGTGTccacgtgtggacatcacatttttggttgtcacaaggctacaatgttaaattttggactacaagggcctggcgttcacttatgatgtggacatcatttttctcaaacTACATCATGTGAAAAGataattcaatgtttttacactcattaggtcccaattagcctaaatagaaaataaaaatgcatgccttgcaagagtctagGTCTTAAGAGGTTTATATTATGCATGACTAATGtgtgttgtctttccctttaaagCAATAGGAGGCTTGTTGAGCAGTTGCCATAGATTTTATGTTGTAGTGGTATTATGCCAATGTTTCTTTGTGACCAATGATAAGACAGTTCCTTTTTATTGCAcatctaatttaatttaaaactccTTTTAACTCTCCTCCATCAGTCGGTAAAAATCCTTGGGGAAAAGCTGGTTGATCTTCAACTGACGCGCAGCACAGTTTCCGAGGTGCTACGCATTTTTCTAGAATCTCATGGCTACGAGACAGAAGTGTGCAACACATTGAGGACCAAATCCTTCCACACCTTGCCTCCTGAAACCAAGGCAGCCGTGCTCTGTTTTGTGGTGGAGGAGCTCAACGGTAGCAACATAGTGACAAGGTTTGAAGCACTCTTATGATTTTACAATTACCAAGTTATTTCTCACTAAAATTCTCATGTCTACATAGTGACATTGACAATACACTGGAGAACATGTCGACTTACAGGAAGAACAAGTGGATAATTGAGGGGAAACTTCGCAAGTAAGACACACTATAAACCAGATTGAAGATTATCTTGTAATGTCAATGACGAGTGTATTTGCATTTATGCAGGCTCAAAGCTACACTTGTCCGTCGCACCGGCCGCTCTGAAGAAGAACTGTGTTTAGAAGAAAGACGACGCAGTGCCCGAGTGGCTGAAGAAGCCAACCTTGTTCTGGAGGAGGAGAGCATCCTGGAGAGAGGCAACCGCCGTGGTCGTAAAGAGGAACCTAAAACAAGTGATGTGTGTGctgaaattaaaaatgttattgcaCAAATGAGCATTTTTACTCTTTCGGGTATCTTTTCATCACAGAGTGAAAGCCCCAACAACGCCAGTGTGCATGAGCTGGAAAGGCAAATAGATAAACTCACTAAGGTAAAGAAATTTCATTAACAAAACATTTGATCTGTAACGTGTGAAATAACCATAACTCATGGGTGATTCACAGCGCCAAGCTTTCTTCCGTAAAAAGCTGCTTCAGTCGTCTCATTCCATGCGGGTGGTCATCTTGGGACAAGATCGTTACAGGCGGAGGTACTTGGCGCTACCTCATCTCGGAGGAGTTTTGGTTGAGGGTCCTGAAGAGCTTCTGAGTGAGTCTGGGTGACGCCACgaatgtcaaaatgaattttgaacacATCACCGACTGGCTTTATTTTCTGTATGCTCGCGTCACAGCCTCCGGGGATATTGTTATAGCAGAGGTGCCAGTCACTTTCCTCCAAAAGGAGCCCAAAAAAGAAGAGGTCCCTATGACTACTACTCCACCTCATACTACACCTTCCTCACCTACCCCTCAAACCCAGATATGTTCCCCAGAAGAAGACGCCCTCCCTGGCACCGCATCACTTATGAGCACACAAAAAGGACGAGGTCGTCCTCGAAAAATCAAACCGGAAGTGGAGCTCCACCTCCGCACGGCAAAAATACGGCGCCAGCGAAGGAGTAGCGCCAGGTCAATGGGGGGTGAAGATGGGCCGGGGTCTCCGGTCACCACATGCACTCAAGATCTCTCGCAGTCTGCTTTCCTGAATTGGCTGAGCCAATCGAGGCATGCACTAATGGGTGATGCTGACTCCACGGAACCTCTAGAGGGCAGTGAATCAATAGCAAGTGTGAAGGATGAGGCAAAACACGACGGGGgcttaaaacaagaaaatgacgAGAACACAAGTGCCCCCCCTCAGATGCCAAGTACAATGCCGACAGAGTCTCTTCCACTCAGAGAGGTTTGATGCTGTTTTAACCATTATTAGAGGGACATTCAGTATGAATGTATTTCTCCTGAAAGACAGTTGCAAATGTTGTCAAAGTATtttatgtaataataataataataatcggacataggccctgtcgtcatcatcaacaacaaaaagcctacttgtcattacacccagaaactgcgtatgatgaaattggtgaATGTAGGCAAATTGTTTAAGGAAAAATGTTGAACTACAAAAACAACACTGCTTACAAGCACAGCCTTTTTGTGATGTTAGTAAAATTATGCATCAACAGACTGATGGAGTCACAGAAGCAAAAGTAGATGTGATACTGATTATCAGTTATGTCGCAAGGGAGAGCGGGGAATCTGGGATGCTCATATTTGCGTTTGTTATTTTCGCCGCTATTCGATATTAGACAATGAGTTTCTTTGCCCTGGAATCCACACAATACCGGatttatttcagtgtttttttctagaaaaccAGCCAAACATGATGGTAGAGGAAACCTGTGGCGCATCAAGTTTTTGTTATCAGAAAAGTgccaaaaaatagtatttttttaaatgaaaaaacaaacaaaaacccaTTTCTGTTTACATATCAACCTTGCACTTTTCAATGGTATCACCAGATACTTCAGATTATGCCTGCAAGGCTTATTAAGCACCAGGGGAAACCAATGTCTGTCCCTTTTAACATCTTACAATTTCTCATGTTTGGAtaagaatattttttgtatttacaatTTGTCTCAATTCCCTAGTTGGACACGCTGATGACATCTGTAGCTGAAGCTCCTCCTGTCCCGGATACACCAGTGCCACCAGAGGAAATTCCCGCTGCCCCACAAACTTTACCAGATTGCACACCTCCACTGCCTGCTCTACTTCCTCCCGCACCAATTCCCCCTGAAGCACCAATTCCCCCTGCAGCACCAATTCCCCCTGCAGCACCAATTCCCCCTGCAGCACCAACTCCCCCTGCAGCACCAACTCCCCCTGCAGCACCAACTCCCCCTGCAGCACCAACTCCCCCTGCAGCACCAACTCCCCCTGCAGCACCAACTCCCCCTGCAGCACCAACTCCCCCTGCAGCACCAACTCCGACCTCCCGCACCAGGCCAGGTCGAAGACGGAGAAGGGGCAGTAGAGGGAGTAGCCCAGCCCGCAGGGGACAACGAGGTGCCACAGCTAAACGCAGAGGTCGTCCTCCCGCTTCTGGTTTCCAAGAGCTTGAGCAACAGTACTTTATACAATTGGTAGTTAAACCCATACCAGCATGTAAGTAAGAATACATTTGTTGCCACTGCTGACACTGCAATGTATAACTTTGGCAGTGACA includes the following:
- the baz2a gene encoding bromodomain adjacent to zinc finger domain protein 2A isoform X1, with the protein product MEANNHFNYGTHSSPNSGLKRSSGDSHYTNGSSMSFPHQGKNMNGEMNVNGVTTVLGSGTPTSQPPSSPYPLISNHLQSSLGYLWGGHPQFSPGMATSPGLHQKQSTPGIVQPQSHHFQAQGPYQLNGDMDNSQQSLLAAPSNIPATGSQFWNRSNPAPQGAAYASRSMFGAYESQAHRGISPPQNNQQVSPPSSQHHLHSSLRPPIHLPQHYGMLSNGMPVSQEQHVSLTSSQHSKQSTSQAHESKEANNVCNRTEETAVAPKPPNSSSTSVRHTSDHESSEKLVVQPPESVRVSAASTPPRPLAAPLSSAKPSQDKMSGAPAVDSPMASPASTIGPHHDIKSTPPQSSSAPSPSYSSPPLSPFATEMTLPASKHLVVGSLSSSLPTTHPKYCPPPGLTESGSGSLWVSSSSSDAQHQSLSRSITAVLTPAIVSTSSYSGSTPISSLQQMVQGSKLPLISAPTSNLSKCDASGSIRAPPGSSPGMSQSTHGMPSTVNKPTAMLQHDSLYTAVSIGSGHSNASVSPMQEQLNLRSLSPHDSPSASPLITLPLRTTQGSRSASISNPHALASVPPATSSKRIQSSDPEQNPSTSSPVSVLNQLVLLPEHQGQGNKEKYLLYGKVSMTAAGPPHLESTKIKMQKASDPQNSSDLPGQYLQSHRESTTKHSSLIVEAGSDHSSLTSQYGDSSICSTPARIHIRSLLDKSPANSTPCINDSSTFGNCFRLGNGSSQFSSISRTEQPSSHYETTGDGSSSMDYSSLNSTHEREMSEASESMLESSLNNNSFGSSQRHSQVTGADWTPVGPHAPSPNVTGMEFISTPTSKMSGENFIAFSTPVCKLADHSLKPVADQVFSATGGSLRSPGKPYKPQSPKALWIRKSAPEEAKRKPRSRTPKMDNINSADGQILEGGPKGRKRKVSLRPEQVKETLDKCDQIQPPSEEIDTITATIEAVLANTSALSLPFDKSKKIKRAKKHEQDGKDDSTPKDDTAEPASDAEDKVDVISTLGKGTPVKRRVATEQQVQFPLLHGWKREIRVKKLNDRMRGETWYYTPCGRRMKQFPEVIKYLKKHQGGVVTREHFSFSPRMPVGDFYEERESPEGAKWFLLANEEIPSMIMAITGRRGRPPNPEKEKLNRGRCPKTGQARRPGRPPKPKMIDFLSKVDAKLLKRLEEKESLTEEEKEKMAKIKKRMKRKARIRRREDAKMKKIRDDKKKAKILEIQAESQDSGIPQTTELSSQSVDEPRKPGRRRSVKVETPPPVQQTDEERIAQGKRVLSARGKAKALAKVQAEAEAAAQAALAEKKSAERRVQTQRRLEERRRQQLILEELRKPTEDMCLTDHKPLPELSRVPGVILSGTAFAHCLSVVEFLHAYGKLIGLNVPKDIPSLATLQEGLLDMGDSQGEVQDLLTKLMQAALRDPGLPSYYQSVKILGEKLVDLQLTRSTVSEVLRIFLESHGYETEVCNTLRTKSFHTLPPETKAAVLCFVVEELNGSNIVTSDIDNTLENMSTYRKNKWIIEGKLRKLKATLVRRTGRSEEELCLEERRRSARVAEEANLVLEEESILERGNRRGRKEEPKTSDSESPNNASVHELERQIDKLTKRQAFFRKKLLQSSHSMRVVILGQDRYRRRYLALPHLGGVLVEGPEELLTSGDIVIAEVPVTFLQKEPKKEEVPMTTTPPHTTPSSPTPQTQICSPEEDALPGTASLMSTQKGRGRPRKIKPEVELHLRTAKIRRQRRSSARSMGGEDGPGSPVTTCTQDLSQSAFLNWLSQSRHALMGDADSTEPLEGSESIASVKDEAKHDGGLKQENDENTSAPPQMPSTMPTESLPLRELDTLMTSVAEAPPVPDTPVPPEEIPAAPQTLPDCTPPLPALLPPAPIPPEAPIPPAAPIPPAAPIPPAAPTPPAAPTPPAAPTPPAAPTPPAAPTPPAAPTPPAAPTPPAAPTPTSRTRPGRRRRRGSRGSSPARRGQRGATAKRRGRPPASGFQELEQQYFIQLVVKPIPASMVRGWWWIKDPEELFGTLQALHPRGIREKVLHKHLAKHMESLTEMCSKSINDPIFDLKEEKKERLLEALQQPWQVQDKAMETDKSVLRWVEDLEQRVFAADLHLKAAPQSLNDAESKTEAPAVEFQAYTVPERDSTRADLQYYEHDTDPRDDWIVRTKKEWSGLPRIATHPLDLAVLRLANLERNIERRYLKEPLWNPADVMRLAPLTPTPGEEQPMDVISLESEITSRLRTWRQALDRCRSAPQLCLCLLQLEKAIAWERSVTKVTCQICRKGDNDDSLLLCDGCDRGCHMYCLRPRITQVPEGDWFCPNCVAKESESPQSKKRTRVKKKRYEENSSDDDTMTRRSSGMSTRHKEMTTAAVAAAPSSSSSRQSGDGGAAKRRRMTTRNQPDLTFCEIILMEMEAHADAWPFLEPVNPRLVTGYRRIVKNPMDFLTMRERLLQGGYCSCEEFSSDAQLVFNNCELFNEDTSEVGMAGHSMRRFFESRWAEFYSNKEK